GGTACGGGTACCAACTTCAGTTCATGCCTGGGGTGCGTCCGGGTGCCGGCCCGGCTAACTTCATGATGCCTTACCCTCTCCAGAGGCCAAATCAACCTGGTCCTCGTTTTGGGTTCAGGCGTGGTGCTCCTAACATGCAGCACAACTTTCAGCAGCAACAACAAGTATGTAAACTTTAACCTTATTATTTCTATGACTTTTAGCAAAATTGTTTGTTATTTTCAACttggtttttgttattttgaaatgGCAGATGATGCAGCACAATGTAAACTCTGGAATGAGATACATGGGAGGTCCGGGTAACAGGATGAACGGAGTGGAAGCAGCTGCCCCACAAGGCATTGTGGATGCATCTGCAATCTCTCACAATGCTTCTCAAAACCCACAGAGGCCACCTCTCCTACCCATTTCTAAGCTCACTTCTGCCTTGGCACTGGCTAGCCCTTCCAATCACTCGCAGGTTTGTGTCTCGAGTGTAAATATCTCATCACATCTGAGCCTTGTATTAGATAAAATTTGTTGAAGATCTTGTTTTGATGATGATAGATTCTTGGAGAGCAGCTTTACCCACTTGTGGAAAAGCAGGAGCCAGTTCATGTGGCCAAAGTTACAGGGATGCTGCTAGAGATGGACCAAGCGGAGATCTTGCACCTTCTTGAGTCACCTGAAGCTCTTAAGGCCAAAGTGTCTATGGCTTTGGATGTCCTCAGACTCTCTGCTAATCCATCAGCTGTGTCATCCGTTGATGACCAGTTTGCTCCCTCCTCAACGGAGTGAAAATGTTTCTTCTGGCTTTATTAGACAAAATGCTCTTTGAAAACTTTTAGGACGTCTTGAATCTTCCCGTTTGCAACTTTAGTTTacatttggttttcttttcttttaagactagtttttgtttttatttttgttttgagtcTATCTAATGATTTAACTCTTTGGACCTTCTCTAATTTCTTTTGCAATCTTTGTTCTTTAgtattatgttatatattagactGTAGATAATGAGTGACAAGATATCTCTAATTCATCACACGTGGATAGAAATGGTCACCGGCTAACTATGATTAATTGAAAACCGAATGTGCCTCATCATCTACATCTCCACTGACACATTTTTGTTATCtgattacgcgtttaagcacacaccaattaacctaatgtgccaacaataccacaatcgaatggtatgtcattgtagcattttaggatcgaatccacagagaactagagacttataacaccaagaatacacaaaccttcctaatttaagcaaacaagaagatagaagatttgtaacaaactaatatcctagaaatataaacaaggtgatctcaaatccaatcaagaaataagtgcaagaattcaatcaaatactaaggatggatccatggtaaggataattgatataaggtgatcaaggttcaatctaaaggtggcaactttcaatcaaagtaatctcttaagtctaaacacaattctagacaagtcctatgtctaggtaaatgcccatttgcttagaaatcattaaacatcaaatgtctttggcttaattcaatcaagcaatctttaagttcaagttcaataactatctagcaattttaacatcaagtgtccttggctaatctcactagagcttagttgagttgattcaaacacttcatctaatcatgtctgatgagaagtgtttagaaatcaggtttagagtgatcaagactaaacaagcattaaaaatactcaacaagcaagttcatacaaggatctacaataaaacaccctaaatctacacttaatcaccctaatctaCCTTAACCATGAATCCAAGGAGtgtctactctctaatctccaTGAGAAACCTCAAACCCATGATGAATTCAAGGCTCACCATGTTTATGAAAAGGAGAAACAAGATATAGAATTAAAAACTTTCTTAGATTGTGATATAAAAATCCAAGCTTTTTTACAAAGGGAGGCAAGTTCTTGAGAGAAAAATGAGATATCCCTCAGGTTTTTaggtttaaaactatatataagacATGCCAAACTCGAGCTGGTTTAGTGAATTAAACCGGGTCAAACCGGAATAAACCGGTCAACATCTCCAAATCTGTTCGTAGCGGCCATCACGTCCCGCTACCAGTGGCCGCTAGCGAATCCGCGTCTTCCCGAGCGGCGTCACGTCCCCGCTACCAATGGCCGCTCCAGCACTCGCTCATGATGTGGCGACCTCATTAACCCGCTTTGCCAAGCCGCTACGAACCTCCACGAGCTTGAGCTCCGATTCGTTTTTCTTTGTCTCAAGACCCGAGCTTAACTTCTTCACATCGCGACTCCAATGACGTGAAGGCTCTCGGAGGTGGCTCATGGTCTTGTCGTGCTCTGTTCTGGCGAGGCTCCTTCTCCAAAGACGAGATCGTGCTCGGACCACCACGAACCCATCACTAAGCCATCGTCTTCTCCTCCGCCATGGTCTGCAACTCGCGATGCCGGCTCCAGAGCGACCAGCTTTCCTCACGGCTCAGCTCCGTCATCGTCGCGGATCGAAGTAAACCTCATCGAAGAGCAACAATGGCCAATTCTTCCCTATTTTCAAAACAGGTCCCTGAACTTCTGGTTCTTTACAAATCGGCCCAATACTTTGGAATGTGCAGAAATGACCTCACGAATTGACCCATAGACTTTTGATTGTGCAATCTAACCCAAGGGAATATTCTGAAACTGCAACCTTGGTCCCTGAACTTTGGATAACTTCATATTTGACCCCAGACTTCCATAGTGTGCAGCTTAGCCCTTGAATTTCGCCCCAAACTTCCAAATAAGCATTCCAACCCCTATGATATGCAAATGAGTATGCAAATACAACACAAAGACCTAAATGCAACCTAAAATGATCATAATAAGctaaaatatgaatctaaaacttataaaaatcatgagatatcaactcccccacactagtcttttacttgtcctcaagtaaactttcaagaaCATGGGAAGTGATGTTTCAATACACAAATGGAAACTCATGACCTTAAGAAACTCTTCAATGCCATCGTTGTGATATCCTTACAAAATCATACCAAATAGCAAGAGCAAGATGTTTTTATTAGCTCTAACTTCTCTCGGCCTATCAATTCCTTTGATATTTTAACTCATTATCATGAATCCTCAAATCAAAcaactctcacattcaataAGAAATATCATAAGTGAATTCTCGCAAATTgccaattggtccaaatcatttggtttggtgagaaaaaaaaaaatggcttaaTGTGAAGAATGAGAAGGGTCCAAATACATTTTGCTATGGTGACTTACACTCAAGAATAGAAGTTTGATCAtgatgcaaaatttatctaagaaaaggAGCAATTAATGCATACATAAATCGGTTCTCATCATTGTACCCTTTTcctagacaatttttaagttctaccctttcttttcttcatctCAAATCCCAAATGTATACCCATTTTCATCTCTTATCCAATGAacaccccttttttttttttttattgacacaatctgagctatatatatatatatatatatatatttagacacacttttttttttttttttttttttttttttttttttgaattatttccTTTACATAATCTTTCCCAATTCAACCCTCaagatcaaaataattaaagcaCATCATTCCAACCACCATCCTAGATTCTAGCCCAAAAGAGGTCCTaatgctagcaagagatgagaacaaatcaatgtcgctcctaatactctcaagattttgcacatgacaagctttCACAAAAAGACCTCACTCAACAATTAATGATGGTTTGAAAGAAgggaagggtttagggtatggactaccacttgagttgtcaaaaagattggtaaAATGGTTTATACAAGCTCAAGTGTGTGTAAAGCCATGATTTAGTACTCAAGAgaccataagcaagaagcattaagttcattttAGTCAATTAAGATCGGAGTTGGTTTCAAAGAGTAAGATTCAATGAGTCTTaagaggagttttcaaggctcgaagtctACAAGAAATTCAGAAGAAGCTCAAGCTACTTATTATGATTCAAAAGGGTATCAACAATGAGTTCATTGCATGAGTCCTTTGTAGGGATTTTACCTATGCATTCTATATGATCTAGACTCAAACCTAAAGATGCAAAtgatataactaattttttttttttatggattttctatgcaaatGGATATGCAATGCTtatgacaagtaaacaaaacagaaaacatgtGAGATAAGTAGACTCTCCCCCCACACTTActtcacacagtctcttgtgtgaGAGCAAGGTGAAAGAAGAGGtctagaagaaacaaacaagaagactatatatttacaatggTTGTAGAGACACTTAGCTTGGAGTTGCTAGATGGAGTTGAATAATTTTAACACTTGTAGCTTTGCTGGATGGCCATCTTTTTCTTTGATTAAGAGGGGAATCacctaaaaattttaaacacacttattaaacacacaaaagaaaaaccacacaagtaaaactataatatatatagggatagacatgggacttcctcccaagtgagcttgttttaagtctctagcttgactttgtgtGCTTGCTAATCATAAGTATCAAAAGGCTGAGCCAATGCACCTTTGGTCTTTCTCCTACAAGAACAAGAAACCAAGTGTGCAAAGAAACACACTACTGTCCATAGAAAATAGACAGATTTTTCCTCAAAGAGCTTCACTAAAGATATGATATGAGTTATGAAATGTTTCTTGAGGTTCAGATGATCATGAGAATCAAAAGCAATAGGTGGAAACACAAAATCAACTACAGGTTCAAACGAAGTTTTAACAAAGTAGtcaactctatctccatcaATCAAATAATTCACAATGTTCACATTCTCATGATAGTTTTCAGCATGGGGGTTTTCTATCTCAAGCAAGAGCTTATCCACATCAAGTTCATCCCCTAAATCAGCAAgttcaagaagaggtctagaATTCTCAAGCAGCAAAAAGTTGGACTCAAGATCAAATGAAGCACAAATATAGTTCTTGACAAAGCAAACTTCAATGTGATCTTTAACAAGCTTTTCTACTCTCAATTCATCTAGTTTCCTAGTTTCACATATCAGATCAAGACATTCATTTATGAGCACAAGAGAATCAAGATCAGGGGCGTTATCCTCACCACAAGGCAAACAAATTTCCTCAAGTTTAAGTTCTAAAGTGGAAATGCTTATACCTTCCAGCTGGGGTGGTGGAACCCAATACATTACCTCATCAAGGGCACAAGCAGCATCAAACTCATACTGGTTAACATCTCTTCCTTCAAACTCTGCTCTATCCCTAATAAGGTTTATCCGGACCATTTGTGCTAGGTGTCTTATTGGCTTACCCCAATACTCTTTCGTTCTCTGAAGCCGGTGTAACTCCACTCTTTGATCTGGTGTGAGTATGCGTATATCAAAGGGTGGTGGCTTCACATATGGCTGATCTTCAATGCGATCTTCAAatgtctcttcctcttcttgtggcTTCTCAGAGTAGCTTGAAGCCATCTCTACAAATAACAAAAGCTAGAAGAAGAGGTTAGTAGCtatacaaaagcaaaacaaagcataagaaaataaagcttaatctcaagaaagtttgaaatcttaatgacaaatctacttagttccccggcaacggcgccaatttggtAATAGGGTTTTtgcctattgcaaatgttgtagtatagtggggtgaatgtcgaaccagtcctagtgatgtgaatcagtgagaatacaagtcatttcttaagctaagtagattcaatagtggtgagtgtgtgacaactaacaatagcaaacagagcaatacaacaaggttttaatcaatttaaacaagtgaatccatgggtattgggaattgacttcaagtaactaagatccaatctaggtgacaagctttcaatcaaagtaatctcttaagtctaaacacaattttagacaagtcctatgtctaggtaaatgtccatttgcttagaaatcattaaacatcaaatgtctttggcttaattcaatcaagcaatctttaagttcaagtttaataactatctagcaattctaacatcaagtgtccttggctaatctcactagagcttagttgagttgattcaaacacttcatctaatcatgtctgatgagaagtgtttagaaatcaggtttagagtgatcaagactaaacaagcattaaaaatactcaacaagcaagttcatacaaggatctacaataaaacaccctaaatctacacttaatcaccctaatctaCCTTAACCATGAATCCAAGGAGtgtctactctctaatctccaTGAGAAACCTCAAACCCATGATGAATTCAAGGCTCACCATGTTTATGAAAAGGAGAAACAAGATATAGAATTAAAAACTTTCTTAGATTGTGATATAAAAATCCAAGCTTTTTTACAAAGGGAGGCAAGTTCTTGAGAGAAAAATGAGATATCCCTCAGGTTTTTaggtttaaaactatatataagacATGCCAAACTCGAGCTGGTTTAGTGAATTAAACCGGGTCAAACCGGAATAAACCGGTCAACATCTCCAAATCTGTTCGTAGCGGCCATCACGTCCCGCTACCAGTGGCCGCTAGCGAATCCGCGTCTTCCCGAGCGGCGTCACGTCCCCGCTACCAATGGCCGCTCCAGCACTCGCTCATGATGTGGCGACCTCATTAACCCGCTTTGCCAAGCCGCTACGAACCTCCACGAGCTTGAGCTCCGATTCGTTTTTCTTTGTCTCAAGACCCGAGCTTAACTTCTTCACATCGCGACTCCAATGACGTGAAGGCTCTCGGAGGTGGCTCATGGTCTTGTCGTGCTCTGTTCTGGCGAGGCTCCTTCTCCAAAGACGAGATCGTGCTCGGACCACCACGAACCCATCACTAAGCCATCGTCTTCTCCTCCGCCATGGTCTGCAACTCGCGATGCCGGCTCCAGAGCGACCAGCTTTCCTCACGGCTCAGCTCCGTCATCGTCGCGGATCGAAGTAAACCTCATCGAAGAGCAACAATGGCCAATTCTTCCCTATTTTCAAAACAGGTCCCTGAACTTCTGGTTCTTTACAAATCGGCCCAATACTTTGGAATGTGCAGAAATGACCTCACGAATTGACCCATAGACTTTTGATTGTGCAATCTAACCCAAGGGAATATTCTGAAACTGCAACCTTGGTCCCTGAACTTTGGATAACTTCATATTTGACCCCAGACTTCCATAGTGTGCAGCTTAGCCCTTGAATTTCGCCCCAAACTTCCAAATAAGCATTCCAACCCCTATGATATGCAAATGAGTATGCAAATACAACACAAAGACCTAAATGCAACCTAAAATGATCATAATAAGctaaaatatgaatctaaaacttataaaaatcatGAGATATCATTATCATTATGCTTGAAAGCATGTTTTCAATCAACTCGTGCTGCTGCTTACTGTTCACATTGTTCATCTACCAAGTAAACGACATATTTGTAAGTAGGCGTAGGAGCTGTTACTGTCACTAGAGTTATATGTTTTGTATCCTTCTTTCTCGTCGTTACTGCATCTACACATTCAAACGACGTAAGGAACCCCTATCGTCGTTAAACAATAGTTAAAGCGGCTATACACACGCAAACTACATCCGGCAAGTTTCTGGCCTAGAGAGGTAGGTagctcaaaaaaaatgaaatcaaatcAGAGAAGTAGTAATAATGTAAGCATAAATCATGTTACATGCAAGAAAATCTGCCTCTTTGATGCTGCATCTAGAGAAGTAAGGCTACCGTCTATCTTCCATCTGTCTCCTCTGACTGGTGATGATCAAGCAGCATTAGAATATTTGTTCAACTTGGTGCTTTTGAACATGTTATTTGGCATCTCAGTCACACTCCTTAGTTCTGGAACTAAATTTTATCTACTGGTTTATCAAAATGCGAACATACACTGTTGATACCTCGCCATACAGACAATACACACAACTGCCAAATCAAGCacctgaattttaaaaaaaaaaatcctctcTTTCAGTGTGTACCCAACACGACAAGCCATCGAGAAGacatgttcattttttttttttttgccaaaatgtGAATTTCATATTAATGTGAGAAGAGTttgtaaattttacaaaagttttaataCTTGGATAAGTCAGCTTCggcaaaaaataaaacaaagctaAGTTATCAAAAGATGAGATTCCCGTAGGTTACTCACGACGTAGCCATTGCTGCATAAGAGACATGAActctttcctttttatttttccaaGGATGGTGTCTCTTATGAAGCGATCAATGATTCTGAATATCCCTTGTGGCGTCCGAGCTTCACCTTCGTGCAAGCGTTTGTTTCGTTCTGTCCATATGCTCGATATCGTCGCTTGGGCAACAAGTCGTTTGAGAGTTCTGCTTGTGACTTTGTCGCGCATGGAGAGCCAGTCTGAAAAAGCTGTCCATGTATGAAAACCAAAAGGATTATATCCCAGTCTCTGCAAGACCAATTCCCAGACTGATTCACTAACTTCACAACGCAGCAGGAGATGATCTCTGCTTTCTTCATAAACTGCGCAGAGACAGCATAACGGAGATACGTTCATCCCCCAGCTAGACAAACGAGATCTGGTTGGAAGTCGATCTTGGTGAGCAATCCAAATTGTGAAAGCATGCTTAGGAACATGCCCCTTAAACCAGATGTTTTGTGTCCAATTCCGAGTGGGTCCCCTGTTTCTAACTGCGTTCCACGTTTTGCTAGAAGAGAAGTTCGTGAGCTCTTCGCTGTCAACTTCCCAAGACATGTTCATTTTAAGATGACTGGAAGAAGAATATTGTACAGGGGTTTCGAAGTATAAGCTATTACTTCTCTCGCTCCCCTTTCAAATTTGTATATCGTTATGCGTTTGTCTTAGGGCTATGGAGTATATGGTTCAGTATTATATGATTTTCTTTAGAGGAATAGGTGAGTTCCTAGCTTGATCCTCTTTGTTCAGTTTGTGTGATGTTATGCCTATGCTTGAACATGTGTTGCACCTTCTGAATTTGTTCAGTGTCCATATGACTGTCGTGGGCTATGGCATGAACTTTTCAGAAAAGTACCGCAACCTATCTTACATTGGCGTATTGAAGCCTCAATATTCATGTTACTATATAACATGAAGTGAAGTCAGCTCATTCTATTGTTCGAAAAGGTAAAGCTATACTACACTTCGTAGATGATTCTGATGCAAAAGCTAATGCATTGTGACATGTTTCTTTAGAACTTCACACAATACATTATATTCAAAGAAATcatcacaaacaaacaaattgtGCCCTCGGACTATAAGGTTTATCCATTCTTAAGGAACTATagtctttctttcttttgctaCTTCCAGGTGGGGAAGAGAGTTCCGCTTATGTTCCCCACTCTGCCACTCACCAGCATGCATGCTCGGGTCTCCATTGTATGTCTCACAAACATCACCATTGTTCATTACCATCATGCTCATGTCATTTTGGAGATTTATAACATGTGCATGATCTCCGAGGCCTCCCGTGCAGTCTAAAGGCATCTCCAATAGAACTCTATTTTCTCCTctataatttacattaaaatagagttattctattttgatgtaaattatagagaaaaaatagagtctcattggagatggtctagcTACGAAGCTACCTCTTAGGTTGATGCTTCATCCCACGGAAATATTTGGCGAATGCAGTGTTAGCGCTTTCTCCACGTGGCAGAATTCTTCTTCACCGTCTCCTTATTCAAAACATAGTCTCACCAAAGCATCATTCAGTTCTGAGTTCACTCATTTTCTGGATTATTGATGCTTCATCCCACGAGAATATTTGGCATCGTCACATAatactttttataattaaaacattgattaatgtttagaaatatttgtaagactttataaattattgacTTACTAAATTAATggtttactaaaataataaatattgtaattttaacatttctaatttatataattttacgtatttatattttatgtggagttcattaatcaatctaaactattaaaacaaaagtacaTGTAGCATTTGACCCTAAATTTTTCTCAATAATTTCCAGCCTGTGTCATTCAATCTTAGGGgctgttattggtttatatattttgattgatttagaaatccatatagtatttataaatccaagtaaaatatgcaaatccggaggttttccctcggatttgagtctttgtatttttaactaaaaaatccaaacaaatccattcaaatccattataaaatcaaatatattagtaaatccgtacaattgaataacacttgatttaatATAGAATCTATGAATCATTAAActaataacacatgattttaatacagattttaaaatcacagaaccaataacactagattttgttCGGATagtcaaatccattaaaatacaacaaccaataacccacACTTAACAGTTTTAACAACAAATTAAATCACTGAAGCTTTATTAGTGGATCTAGGCAAGTTGATGATGTACAATAATTATCTTGGCCTAAAAATGATTATATCATCATcttatattaaaacagaagtaacagaagtcacaactttgattcatgtgtgattttttaaaaattagaccTAATGAATCTATTCCTAAAAAGTTATGTTACATTTCATttttaatcttatcatttaaattttgaacctactagaaatttttattgggctatcaataattggatttaaataaGATATGATCTAttggatttatatatattataaattaaatagatataatttaatgttgtaatactatacctccatatgttaaatatttaaatatttgtcgatgttaacttttaaaattataaagatttttttttaaataacaaaaatcatattatctaacaatgattaatctttactaccttaaaccaatgaaaacaaattttaaacaatatattttattttaaaaattaaacaaaaactaaatgtttaattatttactcgataatataaatctatgaagcgaaaattttaatttttaaaaaactttctaaaattttgaaatgttacaatatctttgaatatgacaataaaacaatattttactaatctttacatttatagttatgattttaataataaaataataatccgaaaatatatatatagaagaagatacaaatacatgtgaaagtttaaaacaatctattcaatgaaaaatataccgtaaacttattatgttttaaaaattgataggcacatatatattataatatataccaatttagaattgaaaacaaaatatttatataaaaataaatgaaaacaaaaattcgcgcggttgcgcggatcgagatctagttactATTAAAATCAATACTATCAAAGtagaatatattttaatctatttacAAATAGTGTAGGTTGGAATGTAACATttatttaaacttcctatttttcTCCTCAActaacttaattattattaaatgtatatcataTCTGAcctattattttaatatttttaaaataagatatctAAAGAATATTCTTAAGTATCTTTTTCGAAAATtgcattttaataatatttaatgcctttttatttaatatatatatatatatatatatatatatattttaatatttaattttaataataaaatacataatcaaTATCAACTATAATTATAAACGAGTACTAATTCATTTTTGATTTATAGAATAAGAAATAACaatcttataatatttatattcatagtTAAACTACTACACAAATTAACAAGTATAAAGTAACTTAATCCATGTcttaactattttataaataataacatatattcatgaatttacaacatacttcaacctattaaaataaaatattaaagtaagatatattaactaataaataatttcatactaatatatatgtttaaattagaatatgaaaaattgagatatatttaatttatataataataaaataaattttgaccaatataagaaattaaaaataaatttgtactataatttaaagctttaaaatattagtaaaatttaATACGGGTGGATTATATAaatgaattatcttattttcataaaattatattcatgtaaatttaaatttaattatctgtattttaaaaaattgtaaataaaagtACATGTATAAGTTTTCTAATTTTcagtaaataaatttttttaataaaaattgattctGCGCTTTAAAAAAACAGGTCTAAATGTAGTAATTTGATTTAAAACGTATACATGATTGTGTTTTGggctaaatattttaaattgtgtTCCTCTTCCGATATAACATTATTGGTTTTCAAACtgatgttttgtctataaaaacCT
This Brassica napus cultivar Da-Ae chromosome C6, Da-Ae, whole genome shotgun sequence DNA region includes the following protein-coding sequences:
- the LOC106432277 gene encoding uncharacterized protein LOC106432277 gives rise to the protein MSWEVDSEELTNFSSSKTWNAVRNRGPTRNWTQNIWFKGHVPKHAFTIWIAHQDRLPTRSRLSSWGMNVSPLCCLCAVYEESRDHLLLRCEVSESVWELVLQRLGYNPFGFHTWTAFSDWLSMRDKVTSRTLKRLVAQATISSIWTERNKRLHEGEARTPQGIFRIIDRFIRDTILGKIKRKEFMSLMQQWLRRE